ATATATTGAGACGGTTAACACAAGAACATGGCTCAATGATGCGATTTCCCCACATGATCTGTACTTGAAATTTTTATACGAGTACTTTAAGGATGAATTAAATCAGTCCGACGAAGTTTTCTATCGCTATCTACCCATCGAATTCAAAAAATTTGAATATCAAGAGCAGGCAGTTCTTAACGCCAAAAAGATCCTTGAAGAGTATGGTGGTGTCTTCATCTCAGACGTAGTTGGCCTTGGGAAAACATATATTTCAGCAATGCTTGCCAGCCAGCTTGATGGCAGAACCTTGGTCATAGCACCGCCTATTTTGCTTGAGAAAAATAATCCCGGCTCTTGGCCTAATGTTTTTGATGACTTCCGGGTTCACGCGCACTTTGAGTCGATTGGTAAATTGGACGCCCTTGTCGAAGCTGGGACTGATAAATTTACGAATATTATTATTGATGAAGCCCACCGGTTCCGTACTGAGAGCAACATGACCTATGAAAAATTGGCTGAGGTATGCCGTGGCAAGCGGGTTATTCTCGTTACAGCCACACCTTACAATAACTCACCCAAGGATATTTTAAGTCAAATTAAGTTGTTCCAAAAAGCGAGAAAAAGCACAATTCCAAACCTCCCCGATTTGGAGAAGTTTTTTAACGGCCTTGATAGGCGATTAAAGGTTTTGGATCGTCAGCGAGATTATTCGGAATATATTAAGACCGTTAAGGAAAACGCCAGAGAGATCCGGGAAAAGGTGTTGAAGTATTTAATGGTTCGTCGCACCCGTTCAGAGATTATAAAATACTTTGGTGAGGATTTGGCAAAGCATAAACTCAAATTTCCCGATGTCGAGAAACCAGAGCCACTTTTTTATGAACTTAATGATGAGGAAGATTTGGTATTCAGTCGAACTATTGAGTTGATCGCTCATAAATTTAAATACGCCCGCTACACTCCGATGCTTTATTACAAAGGGGAAGTGTCTCAACCAGAGAAATTATCCCAAAGAAACATGGGAAAATTTATGAAGATTCTGATGGTCAAACGGTTGGAGAGTAGTTTTTTTGCTTTTAGAAATACCCTTGATCGTTTTATTTATTCCTATGAGCAATTCATTAAAGAATTTGACGGTGGCAACGTCTATGTGAGCAAAAAACACAGCAACAAAGTATTTGAGTTTTTGGAAAACGATGATGACGCGGCTGTTCAGCGCCTTATTGATGAAGGTAAGGCGGAGAAGTTTAAGAGTGGTGATTTCAAAGAAGGGTTGCTAAAAGATTTAAAGAGTGATCTGGATATATTAAAAGAAATTCATAAAATTTGGAGCACGGTTAAACGAGATCCGAAGCTATTGGCTTTTCTTGACCGGCTTGCCAGCAATCAAATCCTAAAGAAAAATAAACTCATCATTTTTACGGAATCCAAAGAAACGGCTGAATATTTAGCAAAAAATATTGAGATTAAATTTCCCAATACCACGCTTTGTTTTACTGGGGCATCAGGCGAGGTTATCCGCGAGAAGGTGATTGATAACTTTGATGCGAAAGTTAAACATCCAAAGGACGATTACCGGATTTTAGTATCAACAGAGGTTCTCTCCGAAGGTGTTAACTTGCATCGATCCAATGTGGTTATCAATTATGATATTCCATGGAATCCTACCCGGATGATGCAAAGAGTTGGCCGCGTCAATCGAGTTGATACTAAATTTGACGTAATTTATACGTTCACCTTTTTCCCCACCAAACAAGCTAACGATCAGATTAAGCTCAGAGAAGCGGCCGAGGCCAAGATTAATGCGTTTATCTCCATGCTTGGATCCGATGCTCGTCTTCTAACCGAAGGAGAGCCCATAGAACAGCATGAGCTATTTAATCGGTTAACTTCTAAGAGGACTATTACCGGTGAAGATGACGGCGAAGAGAGCGAATTGAAGTATCTGTATGTTATTAAGACTATTCGGGATCAAGATCCGGAGATGTTTGAGAAAATCAAGCGGCTCCCCAGAAAATCAAGAACCGCGCGAGCCAACGGTGAAAAAGTTAATTCACTACTGACATATTTTAGACGTGGAAAGATCGAGAAATTTTTTATTGCGGGGGGTAACGAGAAATCGCAGGAACTTGACTTTATGTCAGCAGCTAAAACTTTAGAGAGTGGGAAAGATGCCCCTAAAGGCAAGATTGATAACAAGAATTTTTATGAGCTTTTAGCTCAGAATAAACAGGCGTTTATTTATGCCACCACCGAGGAGTTGCCCGAGGTTAAATTGCGGGGCGGCCGGGATAGCGCGACGCAAGTCCTTAGGATTATAAAGGCCACCTTAAAAGACAGTAGGCAATTTACTGATGACCAGGAGTATTACCTTAAAAAAGTTCGCACACAATTGGAAGAGGGCGCTCTACCTAAGCAGACAACCAAGAAAACACTTCAGGCCTTAAATGATGAGCTTAAAAAGGGAGTTAATCCCCTGCGAATCCTCGCCCGTTTACAGGCAAATATACCGGCGAAGCTTCTCGAGGGACATTTTGTTGAAGATCATGCGCAAGTATTTGGAAAAAGAGAAGTCATATTATCGGAATATTTAATCGCCGGATAATGTATGGATAAAAATACAAGCCACAAAATTATTAAGGATACTTTGGAAAGAGCATTTGATAAAAATAAATTTTTTCTATTTGCAAAGAATCTCTGCAATCAGATTGATGAATCAAAGGCATTTCAGTTAAGTGGGGCTTATATCCCAGATGCATTTCGCGGATACGTTAAGTCATATGAACGGCTTGGAACTTTTACCGACCCGGAAGATAAGAAGATAGATGTCTTGATTGTCTATCTTCAAAAGAAAACTTCTTTGGAGAGGGCCCGCACCGCACAGCGCAATTTCGTTGCTCGCTATCTCAAAGATCGTGATCAAAAAGATGCTGGTCTGGTTGCTTTCGTTTCCCCAAACTCGGAGGATTGGCGGTTTTCCCTGATCAAAATGGAGTACAAGTTTACCGAGGGGAAATCCGGGAAGGTAAAGGTCAAAGAAGAATTCACCCCGGCGCGTAGATGGTCTTTCCTTGTCGGGGCTAATGAAAACAGCCACACAGCCAAGAGTCGTTTGGCCCCGATCGTTCAGGATGATGAGCATAACCCTACCCTGAATTTTTTTGAAGAAGCATTCAATATTGAAAAAGTCACAAAAGAGTTCTTTGAGAAATATCGTGACCTGTTTTTGCGGGTTAAAGAAACTCTCGATGATGTGGTTAAACAAGACCCGAAGATCAAGAAAGATTTTATTGCTAAGGGCGTGGATACTGTTGACTTTGCAAAGAAGCTACTCGGGCAGATTGTTTTTCTTTATTTTTTACAAAAAAAAGGTTGGTTCGGTGTCGAACGCGATGCAGATTGGGGTTCCGGGCCTAAAAATTTTTTACGTCAACTCTTTGATAAAAAACACAGCGATTATAGGAACTTTTTTAACGATATTTTAGAACCGTTATTTTATGAAGCCCTTGCCCGTGAACGAGATCATGATTTTTACAGTCGCTTCAACTGTAAAATTCCTTTTTTAAACGGCGGTCTATTTGATCCAATCAATAATTATGACTGGGTTCATACTGATGTTCTTTTACCCGACGATTTATTCTCGAATGAAAGGAAAACTAAAGAAGGCGATATTGGTGACGGTATTTTAGATATTTTTGACCGGTATAATTTTACAGTTAAAGAAGATGAGCCACTTGAAAAGGAAGTGGCCATTGATCCTGAAGTGTTAGGAAAAATATTTGAAAAGCTTGGAGCGATAACGCCAAGTA
This sequence is a window from Candidatus Omnitrophota bacterium. Protein-coding genes within it:
- a CDS encoding helicase-related protein; translation: MSTDLTFFTNEKGRTLLDRFKITLANNTKFFDVLVGYFRTSGFYHLYQSLEKVEKIRILVGINVNKQTHDLLIEAKEQQLALAFSHKETKDAFADEVAREMEESEDNAETEIGVQKFIEFIKNGKLEIRAYPSQDIHAKVYIIRKDQSKSEDFGRVITGSSNFSYAGLHENLEFNVELKDSRDVKFALEKFEDLWKDSVDISEKYIETVNTRTWLNDAISPHDLYLKFLYEYFKDELNQSDEVFYRYLPIEFKKFEYQEQAVLNAKKILEEYGGVFISDVVGLGKTYISAMLASQLDGRTLVIAPPILLEKNNPGSWPNVFDDFRVHAHFESIGKLDALVEAGTDKFTNIIIDEAHRFRTESNMTYEKLAEVCRGKRVILVTATPYNNSPKDILSQIKLFQKARKSTIPNLPDLEKFFNGLDRRLKVLDRQRDYSEYIKTVKENAREIREKVLKYLMVRRTRSEIIKYFGEDLAKHKLKFPDVEKPEPLFYELNDEEDLVFSRTIELIAHKFKYARYTPMLYYKGEVSQPEKLSQRNMGKFMKILMVKRLESSFFAFRNTLDRFIYSYEQFIKEFDGGNVYVSKKHSNKVFEFLENDDDAAVQRLIDEGKAEKFKSGDFKEGLLKDLKSDLDILKEIHKIWSTVKRDPKLLAFLDRLASNQILKKNKLIIFTESKETAEYLAKNIEIKFPNTTLCFTGASGEVIREKVIDNFDAKVKHPKDDYRILVSTEVLSEGVNLHRSNVVINYDIPWNPTRMMQRVGRVNRVDTKFDVIYTFTFFPTKQANDQIKLREAAEAKINAFISMLGSDARLLTEGEPIEQHELFNRLTSKRTITGEDDGEESELKYLYVIKTIRDQDPEMFEKIKRLPRKSRTARANGEKVNSLLTYFRRGKIEKFFIAGGNEKSQELDFMSAAKTLESGKDAPKGKIDNKNFYELLAQNKQAFIYATTEELPEVKLRGGRDSATQVLRIIKATLKDSRQFTDDQEYYLKKVRTQLEEGALPKQTTKKTLQALNDELKKGVNPLRILARLQANIPAKLLEGHFVEDHAQVFGKREVILSEYLIAG